Genomic segment of Paenibacillus polymyxa:
GATAACATCTGGATCTTTTTCAACCGCTGCGCGCAATTTGTCTGCATCCAGAATAAGCTTGCCTTTGGTATCATACGTACCCGTAGTGATCCCAAGCTCAGACATCATTAAGGGTTTATTCTTACCATTTGCATCAACTCTGCCGATGTCTACACCTTGAATCATGGCACTACGCATCTCAGATAATGTATCCTGCAGGATAGGATCGTTTCTAAGCATGCCACTCTTGGCCTTGGTTGTCCAGAGCTTGGCTTCATCATCGCTCATAGCGGCTCTTTGTTCCGTTGTAAGCGGAGCGTATTTTTTATATCTCTCCTCACTAACCTTGCCATTGAGTGTAGCGAGAACATCATTATAAGCATCGACAAAACTTTGAATATTTTCCACAATCTTATCGGTGTCTTTGGTAGCTTCGATCCTTGTCGCAGCACCACCAGCTGTCTTCAGTGTAATATCAATTCCATTAATTATAAAATTATTTGATGACTTTTTGACTTCAAGTCCATTTACCTTTAGCACAGCATCGGTTCCATTCGTTGAAGACAGTTTAAACTCACTACTAATTTGAGCATCGATATTGAATGCTTGGGAACCGGTGGTTTTACTTGTTAACGACAAACCAGATTTGGCATCATACAGGGCAGTTACTCCTGTCTTGCTGTTATCATTAATTTTTTTGACAAACGATTCAATGGTTTCGTTTGCATCTACATCAATAGTGGTCCCACCAACCTGAACCGTACGAGCTGCCCCATCGGCAAAGGCAAGCTCAGTGCTTGCCTTTTCAGACCATGAGCTGT
This window contains:
- the fliD gene encoding flagellar filament capping protein FliD, which translates into the protein MVTRISGLASGMDIDAAVKKLMTAERVPLDKLTQQKQLMEWKRENYRESSTKIVSFLQDKLTTLSRTASMNPQKVTVTGNSDALTASASSSASGVLDISVTNLATAARSVSDSSWSEKASTELAFADGAARTVQVGGTTIDVDANETIESFVKKINDNSKTGVTALYDAKSGLSLTSKTTGSQAFNIDAQISSEFKLSSTNGTDAVLKVNGLEVKKSSNNFIINGIDITLKTAGGAATRIEATKDTDKIVENIQSFVDAYNDVLATLNGKVSEERYKKYAPLTTEQRAAMSDDEAKLWTTKAKSGMLRNDPILQDTLSEMRSAMIQGVDIGRVDANGKNKPLMMSELGITTGTYDTKGKLILDADKLRAAVEKDPDVISNFFGKQDPSTLLTNKYTQQDGILAKLKKISNTSLQRMADTAGTSKVSKELTASFLTTSTMGEQLSSLDRRISNMTSRLTMIETNYYKKFTAMETAISKYNTTSSSLTGMSS